The Tumebacillus amylolyticus DNA segment TTCTTATGAAAATAAATCTCATCATTTGGTGGGCTTTTAGCGTTGCTCACTCGTTCAACTGTAGATAAACATAAGAAACCACACAAAGTATAGTTATGTACCCATGATTGAGAATGAACGACGGAGGGGATTTTTTCAGCCATCCGATGCCTTAACTGGCATAATTCCGGATCTTTTGATACAGAAAATACCTCCTGCGAATTTCCTGTACGCGACGCACTGGTAATGGATAAAAATTGACAATTCGTCTTTGTTGTGTATTATATGGAATATCTGTTATCAATTGAAATAGGAGTGTTGATATGCTTAGACTGACAGTCATCCAAGATATTATTTCACCGGTTAAGAACAACAAATTTTTTATCGAAGAGGATTTTGTGATTGATCAACAAGTGAAAGATGGCCAAATTTGCGTGAATATTCACTACAAGTATGATAATAGTTTGTATTTTAATATGGTTGTAAGTATTGATTTCTCAAATAAGGCAAGTGCAATTGCGCAAGTTAGCCCGGGGATTATCATAAAGACTCAAAGTATTGCAATAAAGGAGTTGTCGGATGCTAAGTACCAATTATCCAATTGGTTGATTAGACTTGAGGAAGAAATGAAGTTAATGCCCTTAGAAAGAAAAGTTTTTGAGCATGAGGATAAAATTAGAAAATGGGAGGAGGTATTTGAGGAGGTACCGGATAAATATTTTACGAAACAAGAGGCTGAAAATCTAATAGAAAGATTGGAAAAGTTGGAGAAAGAGTTGCATCAAAAAATTGAAAACACCGTAGATCCTAACTTAAATATAGAAAGTGAATTAGACAAAATCCACTCTGATATGAGTTCTTTAAAAGAACAAATCCAAATTCTCTCCAGAAAGAATTGGATGAGTTCGTTCTTAGCTAGAGCTTTGAATTGGGCAAACAGAAACCCCGGTACTATCCGAGGTATTGTAGAGGGTACAAAAGGGCTTTTACCTGATGAAGTTAGTTCAAAAATTCCGAATGAGATAGTAGAACTTTTAGTACCAGAAGAGAATTAAAATGATATAGTAGCGCTGTTAGGATACGAACTGCGTTGTTTACGGTTCGGGAGGAAAGTCCGGCTGCGTTTCTTGCAGGAATGTTGGGATGGTCGATCCACTTCTTTCGTTCATATGTGAGGTAGTTTACATAGGACTCAATGCACGACCGACTGAATTCTGAATGATCGTTCTCTCGGAACCACCGCTTGAAGCGTTCGAGGCCACCCTTATAGGAAACTAACGTTTGCTCGGATTTTTTCTCTGAGCGTTTAGAAGTCAAAAACAACTGAATCGTCTCGTCAATGTCGAGGTTGCGATGAGTATGTGTTTCCGTCATCATTCGAAATTTCGTCATCTTAGATACCCCTTTTTAGGATAATGAACATTGCCGAATCACGGTAATGAACACCTCCGAAAAGTGACTGAATTCATACCTCAAAAACCTAGTGTTCATGCACTCACATCGCCCCCAATTGGATTATGAATTCGTTGTTCAGCTTGGTGCTGATCGTGTCGCCGCTGCCGGACGGGGTGTCGGTGAGGACGTTGGGAGCGGATTTTGATTCGAGGGAAGAGGCAAGCTACGCATGTGCACTCCGTACAACTTAATTCCTCACAGTGATGAACACTGAGGATTAAGAGAAATGAAAATTTGTCACTATTTAAAAGATGTGTTATTAATAGAAGAAAAGTTGGGGGCAGAAAAACTTATTGTGTCTAAAGAAATGGAGTAGGTCATTTGTGACCTGCTCTTTTTTCATGGCAAGTATTAGCACAATTAAGTTTTAGCAAAGCACTCATAATTGGCTTTGTCACACCTGATGCTTTATTTGTTATGAGCTATTCCCTAATTACGATCTTCCTAAAACTGCATCAAATATTGAAACAATACCGAGGCATCCATAAAACTAGTGGAAATACTAAGATCACCATGTTTCAAAATATTTCAGAAGAATATGTACATTATATAGGGATTTCAGTATAATTGATTACTGATCAAGAGTTACTTTTGACTTATACATTGAAATATAGGGTTGCCGTTCTGGGGGGATCGATATGAGTACGCTTTTAGCTCCATCACATACAGCTGTGGACAAGATACCTTTGGGTAGGCGGATCGAGGAAATCAAGAGGGAGAAGGGTGGGTATTACTCCAACGTTGCAATGGCAGGCCGGTTAGGCATTCATGTTGAGACGTTGCGGTTCATGCTGAAAGGGAAACGAGAAATCTATACCTTCGAGTTCGATAAAATTGCAATTGACCTAAAAATGTCAGTGGAACGAATCTTACAAGAGGACATAAAGGAAGAAGTGGCTCACTTATCTGGGGATTTGAAGGAATGCAAGAACTCTGCTGAATCCATTCAACGTGCCCTGAGATTAATGGAAGCTGCCCAGGGTATTTCGGAAATTCACTATGCTCTAACTCGGCTAGGGATCGCATTTCGAAATGCTTACCAATTTACTGACTCGAATAAAGTCTTCAAGGACTCACACCAACTTGCACTAAAAATGCAAGAACACTATGGCGAAACAGATGCACTATACAGCAACGTATACCATCTCATTGCATCATTTACTGCAATCCAAGATTATGTAACAGCTTCAAAACTGTTGGATGAGATCATGCCATTTTTTGAAGCAATACCAAGTAGGCTTTCAGCAATCAGTTACCAAAAGGCAAAAATAGAAGAAACGAATGGGAATTTTTTTACTGCTAAGGAGTATGCAATAAAATCGTATCAGTACGCAGAGCAAAGCGGAAATCATGTCACTGTCGCAAGAACGCAATTGAATCTCGCGCACTTTCATTACGTACTATCGGAATACAAAGAAGCGAGTGAATTACTTGTTCGTGCGATTGAAGGATTGGAAAATGATACGAGAACCCAACTAATTGCACACAAAGAATTAGGTAAGACATTGCTAAAACTTGAATTGAAGGAGCAGGCACTTGCGCAGATACAACTTTCTCTTGTTAAAGCGAAAGACTTAGATTGGAAGGATATGATAGGAAAATTGATGATTCTCATGTCAAAGGCATGTGGGGACCCGAGCTATGCAGAAACAATACTCAATGATACGACAAATAGCCTACGGATCCGTTACCTGGCCAGCAAATGCTTGCTAGAACATTTCAAGACGCTTAATGACGGGGCAAACTTTTTACATTATTCTAAGATTACAGAGGGGTTGTGTGTTGACTTCGCTGACGTTCTTGATGAGGGGGAGTTGTAGGGTGAAAAGGGCAGTTCTCTTTGGATTACTTGTTGCATTTGCAGTATGTGTAAGCAGTTCGGTATTTTCGAGTAAGGAAAAAGTGGCTGAAACAGTTCCGATCTTTCCAGATTCAATTAGTATGAAAAATCTATAATAGGCCTCATGCAAACACACCTCCACTGGGGGTGTTTTTCTTTTGGCTAAGTAAATTATCTGAAAAAATCCGTCATCGTAACCTACTACCATTTGCGAAGTGGATAACAAACGATTCGTTAAATAAAGGTGATACCATGATAATATCTCAGTAATCAATAAAGGAGAGAAGTTTAGATGGAAACATTCGGTCAACGTCTTCGCCAACTGCGAATGAAAAAAGGCCTGACTCAAATGCAACTCGCAGAAGGCATCATCACACCTTCCATGTGTTCGCAAATGGAATCTGACAAAGCGAGACCTTCTTGGCATGTCTTGGAGAAGATCGCACAGAAATTAGAGGTCTCGCCGGACGAACTCATCGGCAACTCTCAACTAAACATGGCCGTGACCAGCGAGTACCGGCTTGTGAAAGGGCTGCTCTCTGCCGGTGAGTATTCAAGTGCTCTGCCATTGTTGGAAAAAGTCATGAGAGCCAACAATGGGAAGTTCGACCCGTTTGAGCTCCGATACGACTATGCGAAATGTCAGTTGGAGCTACACCATTTTCGAGAGGCAGAGGAGACCTTCCAGCAATTGTTGGAGCACGCAAACTCAAACAGTGGGAGTGCGATCCTTGCGGTTCGAGTTCTGTATCAACTGGGTCAAATCGAATTGAAACGGAAACGACTTCAACTCGCGGAGCATTACATCGCTCTTGCTCTTTCAAAGCTAGAATCGACCGGGGTGAAAGATGTGAATTTGCAATGCTCCCTACTGCTGACATTGGGCGAGGTTCAAAAGCAGGTAGGGCAGATGAAAAAAGCGTTTGTCACCTACCAATTGGCGTTGCCGATCCTAACAGAACGTGAAGATATCCAAGGGCTGGGCAATCTCTATATCAAATTGGCTCAGACCGCACACAACGCCGACGATTTCCAGCAAGCCGCCGAGTATTCCCAACGGGCTCAATGGTGCTTTGAAACGTTGAACAGCCAAGGTGAGAAGTTGGCGATTGAAGTTCGCCTTGCAGTTCTCCAAGGGGAGATGGGAGATCGAGACAAAGCGATAATCGACCTAGAGCGGATCGTGGAGGAGTACAGACAGGTACGTCGTGAGGAGGAAATGGGAATCGCGGTGATTGAACTCGCGAAACTCTACTATGCCGGTGGGAATCTTGATCTGGCAGAGGGTGCCTGTCAGACGGGTCGTACACTTCTGCCGACTGTTCATTCGTATCAAGCATGGGGAGCCAGGGTGCAAGCGGGGATTGCGCAGGCAAGAAGTCAGCACGTGGTCGCGATTAAATATATGAAACAAGCGGCTGAGTGCTTCAAACTCACTGAGTGTCAGACGGAGTTCGAAGAAACGATGCAAGAGCTCTCCCATTTGTATGAGTCTACCAACGACTGCCATAGCGCATTGCGAGTGATGCACGAAATGTGGTCATTCAATCGACAAGCCAGAGAGAACAGGGGAATCGTGCTGTGAGCCAAGTTGTGGTACCGAAGAACGTCAGCGAGTTTGCCCGATGAGGATGTGCTTCCATCAGGATTTTGAATGATTTTAAAAATATATTATAATTTTCATACTTATCTTGAAATTACTTTTCAACCTAAGCTATAATAGTCTGGAAAGAGTGTATTTAAAAAGGTCCCATAACAGCTGAGACATACATCCTTGGGGTTCTGAATCTGAAGGAGGTGTTTTCATTGAGTCAAATGTTTGATCTCGACGTTCAAGTACAACAATCTTTGTCGCATGATGGTCAAGCGTACACGTTGTCGTGTGTTTGCACGATGGTCGGCTGCTATCAAGACGGAAAGTAGTTTGAAGGAGTCATCACCGGTTTGTACAGAACTGGTGATGTTTTGTTTGTGTATGAACCTATAGGAGGTGAATACGAATGGAAAACATCTTTGACCTCGATGTTCAAGTAAACTCAACCGAAAGCGCAGCTAGTGCAGGTGTGGTTCCCCTTTGGACGGGAGAGCTGTGCTTCTCGCTCTCCTCTTGCCGACCTGCAGATATGTAGGATGCCTGCTGGTAATTCTGCGTTCGTCATTTGCAAAGACAATCACCTGTTCGGAATCGAACAGGTGATTGTCTTTGTGTGCGAATCATTCTTGGCCAAGATAACCAAGCAATCTGGCTTTTACGCTTTCCCATTCTCGGTCTAGAATGCTGTATACGTTCGTGTTTCGAAGGTAGCCATCATGATTGATCGACTCTTGACGCAAGGTTCCTTCAAATTGTGCTCCAATCCTTTGATAGGCGTACTCTTTTCCCCTCAAGCTCAACGGTACCTTTTAACACACGAAGCACTCCCTTTCTTACATGGCAAACCTGACACATGCGCCCACGGGCAGTGCTACTAATACTAAATAAACCCGATCAATGCCGCCATCCTTTGACGGCTTTTTTGCACTCATTTTGAGATGGTGTGATTCATTGAGGATGATTTCAGTGTGATATACTTTGATAGTAGTTTGAAACGTAAAACAACATCTGTGAAAGGCACGGGCTGCTACCATGGAAATCAGAAAACCAAACAGGACAGAACTTGAAGAAATAATGAAGCTTTCACCGCAATCTCTGTTTGAAGGGACAATGGGTAGATTTCAACCGTCAGATGAAAAAGCCATGCAACTTGTGGAACCGCTTTTAGAGAAGGGTTGTTATTATTTAGTAGCAACAACGGAATCAAACAGTTTAACGGGGTGGGTACTGGTTGGGTCCAGTAAGGATCAAATGACTGATGATGTGATTGGGTATATATATGAATTGTATGTAATACAAGAATTCAGGGGGAAAGGAATCTCAAGGCAGTTACTGAAAAGTGCCATTGAGAACCTCAAACGTGAGGGATACCTCGAAATTCGTCTGAATGTTTTTGCAGAAAACCATGCGATTCAACTCTACGAAAAAATGGGGTTTTCTGTGAGGGCGTTGAGTATGAGTTTGCCACTGTAAACCAGACGACAGGATGATGTGGAGATGATGAGTCATGGAAACAACTGTAAAGCAGATCGAACTGAATGGACTTCTGTTTCAATATCGGGAGACGGGGGAAGTGTCTGCGCCACCGCTGGTTGCGCTCCATGCATTGGGAGAGAGCGCAGAATCTTGGGATGAAGCCGCTGCTTGTTTGGGTGCAAAATACCGTGTGTTGGCGCTGGACCAGCGGGGACATGGCGGAAGTGCAAGGCCGGGGACGTATACATATGAACGGATGCGTGATGATTTGCTTCAATTTGTGAATCACATGGGTTTGGAAACGTTTACTCTCGTGGGTCACTCTATGGGTGGTGTGGTTTCCTATCTCTTCGCAGAAGCTTGGCCGTCACGGGTAGAGCGTTTGGTTGTGGAGGATGTTGCGCCTCCATTTCCGGAAAATCGTAGAGCCATTCCCGAAGAGCCAACCGTACCCATCCCGTTTGACTGGCGGGTGTTGACGTCGATTCTGCAGGAAGAACCAAATTCAGAATGGTGGGAACGTTTGTCTGACATCACCGCACCAACCCTTGTCATAGGTGGAGGGTCAACA contains these protein-coding regions:
- a CDS encoding helix-turn-helix domain-containing protein yields the protein METFGQRLRQLRMKKGLTQMQLAEGIITPSMCSQMESDKARPSWHVLEKIAQKLEVSPDELIGNSQLNMAVTSEYRLVKGLLSAGEYSSALPLLEKVMRANNGKFDPFELRYDYAKCQLELHHFREAEETFQQLLEHANSNSGSAILAVRVLYQLGQIELKRKRLQLAEHYIALALSKLESTGVKDVNLQCSLLLTLGEVQKQVGQMKKAFVTYQLALPILTEREDIQGLGNLYIKLAQTAHNADDFQQAAEYSQRAQWCFETLNSQGEKLAIEVRLAVLQGEMGDRDKAIIDLERIVEEYRQVRREEEMGIAVIELAKLYYAGGNLDLAEGACQTGRTLLPTVHSYQAWGARVQAGIAQARSQHVVAIKYMKQAAECFKLTECQTEFEETMQELSHLYESTNDCHSALRVMHEMWSFNRQARENRGIVL
- a CDS encoding FDLD family class I lanthipeptide — its product is MFDLDVQVQQSLSHDGQAYTLSCVCTMVGCYQDGK
- a CDS encoding FDLD family class I lanthipeptide, which encodes MENIFDLDVQVNSTESAASAGVVPLWTGELCFSLSSCRPADM
- a CDS encoding GNAT family N-acetyltransferase; protein product: MEIRKPNRTELEEIMKLSPQSLFEGTMGRFQPSDEKAMQLVEPLLEKGCYYLVATTESNSLTGWVLVGSSKDQMTDDVIGYIYELYVIQEFRGKGISRQLLKSAIENLKREGYLEIRLNVFAENHAIQLYEKMGFSVRALSMSLPL
- a CDS encoding alpha/beta fold hydrolase, with protein sequence METTVKQIELNGLLFQYRETGEVSAPPLVALHALGESAESWDEAAACLGAKYRVLALDQRGHGGSARPGTYTYERMRDDLLQFVNHMGLETFTLVGHSMGGVVSYLFAEAWPSRVERLVVEDVAPPFPENRRAIPEEPTVPIPFDWRVLTSILQEEPNSEWWERLSDITAPTLVIGGGSTSNFPQHKLLEVSERIAQCEVVTIEGAGHHVHLSNLPAFLAAVRPFLNV